The Rhodopirellula bahusiensis genome includes a window with the following:
- a CDS encoding DUF1559 domain-containing protein, translated as MNSNFARRSRTGFTLVELLVVIAIIGVLVGLLLPAVQAAREAARRMSCSNNFKQIGLGLHNYHSAFAQFPQQMGGTYCCTGAGAQGDNSYLLSWLVGILPQIEQQGLWEQISNPLALNGDGSAKTPPYQAMGPVPWDTNYTPWRTTVGTFRCPSDPTIGTAGQTGLNNYSACVGDSIQTTHTGGINNDGTVADAGAKSRQRGVFESHFSTRFRDILDGTSNTIACGEIVTDAGNLEINSQPKMNQRDPFFFDPELCYRDNVDPARPQFWLDANETGGADQRRGKRWADGRPMFTSVNTVRPPNKESCLWGGDGSDGTYTMGSRHQGGCHILMADGAVKFITDSIEAGNQNRATLPKAGQPGEKSPYGLWGALGTKAGKETESLE; from the coding sequence ATGAATTCAAACTTTGCCCGCCGTAGCCGCACAGGCTTTACTTTGGTGGAGCTCCTGGTCGTGATCGCGATCATCGGTGTTCTTGTTGGTTTGCTGTTGCCGGCTGTTCAAGCAGCCCGGGAAGCAGCACGCCGTATGAGTTGCAGCAATAATTTCAAGCAAATCGGCTTGGGCCTGCACAATTATCATTCCGCGTTTGCTCAGTTTCCTCAGCAGATGGGCGGCACGTATTGCTGCACCGGTGCGGGGGCCCAAGGCGACAATTCGTATTTGCTGAGTTGGTTGGTTGGTATCCTGCCGCAAATCGAGCAGCAAGGATTGTGGGAGCAAATCAGCAACCCGCTCGCTCTAAATGGTGACGGTAGTGCCAAGACTCCTCCCTACCAAGCGATGGGACCCGTGCCATGGGATACCAATTACACCCCATGGCGAACGACCGTCGGAACGTTCCGTTGTCCCAGCGACCCAACCATCGGAACGGCGGGGCAGACGGGATTGAACAACTACTCCGCATGTGTTGGCGACTCGATTCAAACAACTCACACCGGCGGCATCAACAACGATGGCACGGTGGCGGATGCCGGAGCCAAGTCACGCCAACGCGGCGTTTTCGAGAGCCACTTCTCAACTCGATTCCGTGACATTTTGGACGGTACCTCCAACACGATCGCTTGCGGTGAAATCGTCACCGATGCGGGGAACTTGGAAATCAATTCGCAGCCCAAAATGAATCAGCGGGATCCGTTCTTCTTCGATCCCGAGTTGTGCTATCGAGACAACGTTGACCCAGCGCGTCCTCAGTTTTGGCTCGACGCCAATGAAACAGGCGGAGCTGATCAACGTCGTGGCAAACGTTGGGCGGATGGCCGTCCAATGTTCACGAGTGTGAACACAGTGCGTCCGCCTAACAAAGAAAGCTGTTTATGGGGTGGGGATGGTTCCGACGGGACCTACACCATGGGAAGTCGCCACCAAGGCGGGTGCCACATTCTGATGGCCGATGGTGCGGTGAAATTCATCACCGACAGCATCGAGGCTGGTAACCAAAACCGCGCGACGCTTCCAAAAGCGGGGCAGCCCGGCGAAAAGAGTCCCTACGGATTATGGGGTGCGTTGGGTACCAAAGCAGGAAAAGAAACGGAGTCGCTCGAATAG
- a CDS encoding DUF2306 domain-containing protein has protein sequence MASEHSLFKNSDRDAFANLDRARLNRLLRVATAMTIVLGVSVLVQLLIPYRGYFPADLQDSVFLSAHRGHFHGWYRFAFYVHIVAGPIALVQGAALFFSGSRRKRIPPWHRVIGRVQAAVVLFFLFPSGLVMAQYAMAGPTAEAAFTLLSLATAVTMAMAIRSAMVGRMTQHRLWATRCFLLLCSPLLLRVVVGFTIVTGTETDFAHRLIAWTSWLVPWFLFEVGRKCHDAAHRETKTSRLHTA, from the coding sequence ATGGCTTCCGAGCATTCACTCTTCAAAAATTCCGATCGAGATGCGTTCGCAAATCTTGATCGAGCGAGACTGAACCGACTACTGCGAGTGGCAACCGCCATGACCATCGTGCTCGGCGTGAGTGTTTTGGTTCAGTTGCTGATTCCATACCGCGGTTACTTTCCCGCCGACCTGCAAGACTCCGTGTTTTTGTCCGCACATCGAGGTCACTTCCACGGTTGGTATCGGTTCGCGTTCTACGTCCACATTGTTGCCGGACCAATTGCATTGGTTCAAGGTGCGGCGTTGTTCTTCAGCGGATCTCGGCGGAAACGCATTCCACCGTGGCACCGTGTTATCGGCCGAGTGCAAGCCGCAGTGGTTCTGTTTTTTCTGTTCCCCAGCGGTTTGGTGATGGCTCAGTACGCCATGGCCGGTCCAACCGCTGAAGCAGCCTTCACGCTGTTGTCATTGGCAACAGCGGTCACGATGGCAATGGCCATCCGCAGTGCGATGGTTGGGCGAATGACCCAACATCGTCTTTGGGCAACTCGTTGCTTCTTGTTGCTGTGTTCACCCTTGCTGCTTCGAGTGGTGGTGGGGTTCACGATCGTCACGGGTACCGAAACGGATTTTGCACACCGTCTTATCGCCTGGACCAGTTGGTTGGTCCCATGGTTCCTTTTCGAAGTCGGGAGAAAATGTCATGACGCTGCACACCGCGAAACCAAGACGTCACGCCTTCACACTGCTTGA
- a CDS encoding DUF1559 domain-containing protein, producing MTLHTAKPRRHAFTLLELLVVIIILGVLVGLLMPAMRTTGEAARRMSCSYNFKQIGLALHNYHSAHKHFPPAQGGTRQGPSERDGNSRRLNGLVALFPFIEQPELWNTISNPAEFNGSSYPPMGPAPWIETYEPWTTQIQTLQCPSSAASPGPFGLTSYAFCVGDQVDQLNVEHTSTQNVRGIFAGTHVSKFRTIVDGLSNTIAMCEIGNDLGDGHVIGQTAIQQTLRILKSPSRCKETLDVDRPNFYESSVPLASVGRGGRWADGVAAIAAVNTILPPNSPSCSVGSQLTDPGIHSAGSFHQGGAHVLMADGAVKFITESIDHGDSSAAVVLTTEPNETATENASETADVADDNSSNQTDSESPTSHTHPESPFGVWGALGTARSQELATAEF from the coding sequence ATGACGCTGCACACCGCGAAACCAAGACGTCACGCCTTCACACTGCTTGAACTTTTAGTGGTCATTATCATCCTCGGTGTCTTGGTTGGGTTGTTGATGCCTGCGATGCGCACGACCGGCGAAGCCGCCCGAAGAATGAGTTGCAGCTACAACTTCAAGCAGATCGGGCTCGCGCTGCACAACTATCACTCCGCCCACAAACATTTCCCACCTGCCCAAGGAGGAACCCGGCAAGGTCCTTCCGAGCGAGACGGCAACTCACGCCGGCTCAACGGCCTGGTGGCATTGTTCCCGTTCATCGAGCAACCCGAGTTATGGAACACAATTTCCAACCCCGCTGAGTTCAACGGATCGTCGTACCCACCCATGGGCCCGGCTCCCTGGATCGAAACCTACGAACCTTGGACCACACAGATTCAGACATTGCAGTGTCCTTCTTCGGCAGCGTCACCCGGACCATTTGGATTGACAAGCTATGCCTTCTGCGTCGGTGACCAAGTCGACCAGTTGAATGTCGAACACACGTCGACACAAAACGTACGAGGCATCTTTGCCGGAACGCATGTTTCAAAGTTCCGAACGATCGTCGATGGCTTGTCCAACACCATCGCGATGTGTGAAATCGGCAACGACCTCGGTGATGGTCATGTGATCGGTCAAACGGCGATCCAACAGACACTGAGAATCCTCAAGTCACCCAGTCGGTGCAAAGAAACGTTGGACGTTGATCGCCCAAACTTCTACGAATCATCCGTCCCACTAGCCAGCGTCGGGCGGGGCGGTCGGTGGGCCGACGGCGTCGCTGCGATTGCTGCCGTCAACACCATCTTGCCGCCCAACTCACCGAGTTGTTCCGTCGGAAGTCAATTGACCGACCCGGGCATTCATTCCGCAGGCAGCTTTCATCAAGGTGGCGCACATGTGTTGATGGCCGACGGCGCGGTCAAGTTCATCACCGAATCGATCGACCATGGTGACTCAAGCGCCGCGGTCGTTCTGACAACAGAACCCAATGAGACGGCGACTGAGAACGCTTCTGAAACGGCTGACGTTGCGGATGACAACTCTTCCAACCAAACCGACTCGGAGTCGCCTACCTCACACACACATCCGGAAAGCCCGTTTGGTGTCTGGGGCGCACTCGGAACCGCTCGCAGCCAGGAATTGGCGACCGCCGAATTTTGA
- a CDS encoding arginyltransferase, which yields MATKQRPYPSTKQSDTLDDMSPANDGFPESAASLRHQLMLVQDAVSDCPYIDGEPARMPLYYPTPPRRSEDTDTLLAAGFRRSSQFVYHTNCPQCSACQPTRLRAADFTLTKSLRRVLKKAERELTWRWQTPRVDADRVRLYNDHRNVRGLAHDGDISASDYETFLIATCWPTLELEIRHQDHLVGVSIMDIGRESISAVYTHFDPIASKFSLGTFAVLQQIQWAKDNGRTWVYLGLYVAANPHLNYKSRFVPQERLIDGQWRACLE from the coding sequence TTGGCAACAAAACAGCGGCCTTATCCATCAACGAAGCAATCCGATACGCTGGATGACATGAGTCCCGCGAACGATGGATTTCCCGAAAGTGCCGCTTCCCTGCGTCATCAATTGATGCTGGTCCAGGATGCCGTCAGCGATTGTCCGTACATCGATGGCGAACCAGCCCGCATGCCGCTGTACTACCCGACGCCGCCGCGTCGCAGCGAAGACACCGACACGCTGCTGGCCGCTGGCTTTCGTCGTAGCAGCCAATTCGTCTATCACACCAATTGCCCGCAGTGCAGTGCGTGCCAGCCAACTCGGTTGCGAGCGGCGGATTTCACACTGACCAAATCGCTGCGTCGTGTTCTCAAAAAAGCGGAGCGGGAACTGACATGGCGATGGCAAACCCCGCGAGTCGATGCGGATCGAGTTCGACTGTACAACGACCATCGCAACGTTCGAGGACTGGCCCACGATGGTGACATCAGCGCGTCCGACTACGAAACGTTTTTGATCGCAACCTGTTGGCCAACGCTTGAACTGGAGATCCGACATCAAGACCACCTGGTCGGCGTTTCGATCATGGACATCGGTCGAGAGAGCATCAGCGCGGTGTACACCCACTTTGATCCGATCGCATCCAAATTCAGCTTGGGCACGTTCGCGGTGCTGCAGCAAATTCAGTGGGCCAAAGACAACGGTCGCACCTGGGTCTACTTGGGTTTGTACGTCGCCGCGAATCCTCACTTGAATTACAAATCGCGTTTCGTCCCCCAAGAACGTTTGATCGACGGGCAATGGCGTGCCTGCTTGGAGTAG
- a CDS encoding GntP family permease produces the protein MTIWWLVALAVTMVLVSILAFRLHPFLALLSTAVMVAMLTTPAQLSSFASARVADGKFTSAEAAAFVDQSASARVADAFGATAGSIGIVIALASVIGGLLMQSGAAARIVDTMLRWTGEERAPEAMAAASFVLGIPVFFDTVFYLMLPLARSLRRKTGKNYVLFILAILAGGSITHSLIPPTPGPLQVAAFLEVEIGAMLIAGLGIGSVTSVIALAAARVINHFVDLPLRDEDGEEIRPETQRLASAGDGTTEIPPKPPLWLALFPIALPVVLIALGSTIKSVYGSDAVAESELLGWIIRLGDKNLALGLGCLVAFGLIRWVPNDQRRKVVSAAIASAGSIILITAAGGAMGKMLYHAGIAEVVGSIAKGFPGLWLLPLAFLVTTAIRTIQGSATIAMITSASILQSLATSGELPFHPVYLAMAIGAGSKPISWMTDSAFWIISEMTGMTEKEALRTISPMSAALGVSALVVTVAAAAIFPAV, from the coding sequence TTGACGATTTGGTGGTTGGTCGCGCTCGCCGTGACGATGGTGCTGGTCTCGATCCTCGCATTTCGACTGCATCCGTTTTTGGCGTTGCTATCAACGGCGGTGATGGTGGCGATGCTGACCACACCGGCTCAGCTGTCGTCATTCGCATCCGCCCGAGTCGCCGATGGCAAATTCACCAGCGCGGAAGCCGCTGCCTTCGTTGACCAAAGTGCATCGGCACGAGTGGCGGATGCGTTTGGTGCAACAGCGGGCTCGATTGGAATTGTGATCGCGTTGGCCAGCGTCATCGGCGGACTGCTGATGCAGTCCGGTGCCGCGGCGCGAATCGTCGACACCATGCTTCGTTGGACCGGGGAAGAACGTGCTCCCGAAGCGATGGCGGCGGCCTCGTTTGTGTTGGGAATCCCAGTGTTCTTCGACACCGTGTTCTACTTGATGCTGCCCCTGGCCCGGTCGCTACGACGCAAAACGGGTAAGAACTACGTGCTGTTCATCCTCGCGATTTTGGCCGGTGGATCGATCACGCACTCGTTGATCCCACCGACACCTGGACCGCTGCAGGTCGCGGCGTTCTTGGAAGTCGAAATCGGCGCGATGCTGATCGCCGGACTGGGAATTGGAAGCGTGACCAGCGTGATCGCGTTGGCCGCTGCCAGAGTGATCAACCACTTCGTTGACTTGCCTCTTCGTGACGAAGACGGCGAGGAGATCCGCCCCGAAACCCAGCGATTGGCGTCGGCGGGTGACGGCACGACAGAAATCCCGCCCAAGCCACCATTGTGGCTCGCCCTGTTCCCGATCGCCTTGCCGGTGGTCTTGATCGCACTTGGTTCGACGATCAAATCGGTTTACGGAAGTGACGCCGTTGCCGAATCGGAATTGCTGGGATGGATCATCCGCTTGGGCGACAAAAACCTGGCGTTGGGACTGGGGTGTCTCGTCGCGTTTGGATTGATTCGCTGGGTCCCCAACGATCAACGCCGCAAAGTGGTGTCCGCCGCCATCGCCTCCGCGGGATCGATCATCCTGATCACTGCGGCGGGTGGAGCGATGGGCAAAATGCTTTATCACGCTGGCATTGCCGAAGTGGTCGGCTCCATCGCCAAAGGCTTCCCGGGTCTTTGGCTGTTGCCGCTGGCGTTTCTGGTCACGACTGCGATTCGAACGATCCAAGGTTCCGCGACCATCGCGATGATCACATCGGCCAGCATCTTGCAATCGCTCGCCACCAGTGGCGAACTTCCCTTTCACCCGGTTTACCTCGCGATGGCAATTGGCGCGGGAAGTAAACCGATCTCGTGGATGACCGACAGTGCGTTTTGGATCATTTCGGAAATGACCGGCATGACCGAAAAAGAGGCGTTGCGGACGATCTCGCCGATGAGCGCCGCTTTGGGAGTTTCCGCATTGGTGGTCACCGTTGCTGCCGCGGCGATCTTTCCCGCTGTGTGA